GCCGATAAGAACGGTGGTAATGCCGGTAATAGAGACTAGTTTAAGTGTGTTCATTAGGTAATCTTTTAGTAAGTAATCTTTAATGTGATGCCAAGTATCATTGGCCGGATGCAGCAAGTTGATAAAAACATGTAAACTGGACAAAAGAATCAATGAAATGAAGATAAAGCTAACCACCGACCACAGGTCTAAGTTGGCTTTTATCCTTTGTAATACCACTGCCACTTTCATGCCTCCTAAAGGGCAAGCAACCCGACAACGGGCTGCTTACTCCTTTCTTTATTTCCATCCAACTTGATCAAAGACTTCTACTGCTTTTCGGTTGTATTCTCCCAATAATGATAGATTAATGTCCTGAGTCTTAAAGTCTCCCCATGATGAAAGCAGCTCCGAAGGCTCTACATTGGGGTTTACAGGGTATTCGTAGTTGGCCTCTACAAATTGTTTTTGCGCTGTTTCACCGGCCAAAAATTCCATTAGCTTAATGGCATTTTCCTTGTTTTTAGAATGTTTTGTTAACCCCACCCCACTGACGTTGATGTGGGTACCGGTGGTATTCTGGTTGGGGAAGAACACTCCCAATTTTTTAGCTACTTTTACTTCTTCAGGTTCGGAGGAGTTTAGCATTTTACCGATGTAATAGGTATTCATTATGGCGATGTCACCTTCACCTGCCACCACTGCCTTGGCTTGATCGCGATCATTACCTTTTGGTTCTCTGGCCATATTGTCCACCATACCTGCTGCCCACTCTTTGGCTTGCTCTTCACCGTTAACAGCGATAAATGATGCCAGCAGCGATTGGTTATAGATGTTGTTACTTGACCTTACCAGTATTTTGCCCTGCCATTTGGGGCTGGTTAAATCTTCGTAGGTTGATAGTTCAGCTGGCTTTATCCGATCTTTGTCATAAACCATCACTCTAGCTCTCACAGTCAAACCAAACCATTGCTTATCCGGATCCCGCAGATTTGCCGGAATGCTGTTAGCCAGAGCTTCACTGGTAACTGGTTGCAGCAGTTCTTTTACCTTGGCCCGGTGCAATCTGCCGGCATCGGCGGTGATTAGCAAGTCTGCATTGGTATCTTTTCCTTCCCGGTCCAGTCTTTCTATTAGTTCATCAGACTTACCTTTCACTACATTTACCTTTACGCCGGTTTCCTTGGTAAATAATTGAAATAATTCTTCATCGGTGTCATAGTGCCTGTCGCTGTAAAGGTTAACAACGCCGTTATCTGCAGAGGATGTATCGTTGCCATTGGTAGTTTCCTCCGGCACACCACCGCAGGCTGATAGTACCAACATGGAAACAATTAGTAATGAAATTACTGCAAACACTTTTAAATTCTGATTCATATTTCGTCACCTCTATGTATTGTTGTTTTGATAATGATTATCA
The Bacillota bacterium genome window above contains:
- a CDS encoding Fe(3+) ABC transporter substrate-binding protein; this translates as MNQNLKVFAVISLLIVSMLVLSACGGVPEETTNGNDTSSADNGVVNLYSDRHYDTDEELFQLFTKETGVKVNVVKGKSDELIERLDREGKDTNADLLITADAGRLHRAKVKELLQPVTSEALANSIPANLRDPDKQWFGLTVRARVMVYDKDRIKPAELSTYEDLTSPKWQGKILVRSSNNIYNQSLLASFIAVNGEEQAKEWAAGMVDNMAREPKGNDRDQAKAVVAGEGDIAIMNTYYIGKMLNSSEPEEVKVAKKLGVFFPNQNTTGTHINVSGVGLTKHSKNKENAIKLMEFLAGETAQKQFVEANYEYPVNPNVEPSELLSSWGDFKTQDINLSLLGEYNRKAVEVFDQVGWK